In Vanessa atalanta chromosome 3, ilVanAtal1.2, whole genome shotgun sequence, one genomic interval encodes:
- the LOC125077234 gene encoding long-chain fatty acid transport protein 4-like, with product MSNIEANNNMKGTESNNYKSDNEKKDIEKGKIGTNGPSLPWVHIIVMVFALAVLVAASAVAWVFFSWQISLIVFAVIAFVYIIIYFSNWLWVAVQTAPRDFKALYCYIKILRLTSKFTKKNWSMPDIFHESVKRHPKKVCFLFEDESWTFQQVEEYSLRVSAVLRAQGVKRGDTVAVMASNYPEMPAIWLGIARIGGISPLINTHQTGNTLLHSINIAKCDFVIYGSEFESAIQDIRKELNESIKLYKFTRRPLNTSDSAVNVVDSENDLTHLLESTPPAQWSNSEGEGFTGRLLYIYTSGTTGLPKAAVISPSRMVFMASGVHYLGGLNSKDVIYCPMPLYHSAGGVITMGNAFIFGCTVALKLKFSASAYFPDCIKYNATAAHYIGEMCRYVLATPPSPTDKQHKVRTVYGNGMRPTIWTDFVNRFGIKRVVEFYGATEGNANIVNVNNKTGAIGFVSRIVPAVYPIAIIKVDEDTGEPIRDAKGLCQLAQPHEPGVFIGKIKPNNPSRAFLGYVDKEASEKKIVRDVFNYGDSAFISGDILVADELGYLYFRDRTGDTFRWRGENVSTTEVEAAISRVADQRDAVVYGVEIPNIEGRAGMCGIVDKDGSLDLDKLARDVAKDLPKYARPVFIRIMSAMDMTATFKLRKVDLQKEGYNPNTIQDKLYYFDSKLDKYISLGAEEYEKIISGQIRL from the exons ATGTCAAATATcgaagctaataataatatgaagggAACAGAatccaataattataaatcg GACAATGAAAAAAAAGACATCGAAAAAGGGAAAATCGGAACTAATGGTCCTAGTTTACCCTGGGTACATATCATAGTGATGGTGTTCGCTTTAGCTGTCCTGGTGGCAGCGAGTGCTGTGGCTTGGGTGTTCTTCAGCTGGCAGATAAGCCTCATTGTGTTCGCGGTCATAGCTTTCGTAtacataataatctatttttcaAATTGGCTATGGGTCGCCGTACAAACAGCTCCTAGAGATTTCAA aGCTCTCTACtgctatataaaaattttaagattaacgagtaaatttacaaaaaaaaattggtccATGCCAGATATTTTCCACGAATCAGTTAAAAGACATCCAAAAAAAGTATGCTTCTTGTTTGAAGACGAATCATGGACTTTTCAGCag GTGGAGGAGTATAGTCTTCGCGTTTCAGCAGTACTCCGAGCACAAGGTGTGAAGCGTGGTGACACGGTAGCAGTTATGGCTAGCAATTACCCTGAGATGCCTGCAATCTGGCTTGGTATAGCTCGCATCGGTGGTATTTCTCCTCTGATTAACACCCATCAAACTGGCAATACTTTGcttcattcaataaatattgccAAATGCGATTTCGTTATTTACGGCAGCGAGTTCGAATCTG ctATTCAAGACATAAGGAAAGAACTAAATGAGTCGATCAAACTTTATAAGTTCACCCGCCGTCCATTAAATACATCGGATAGTGCTGTAAATGTAGTCGACTCTGAAAATGATTTGACGCACTTACTGGAGTCTACACCACCAGCGCAATGGTCGAATTCCGAAGGTGAAGGCTTCACTGGCAGACTGCTCTACATCTACACGTCTGGTACGACAGGACTACCGAAAGCGGCTGTTATATCGCCTTCAAG aATGGTGTTCATGGCATCGGGTGTTCATTACTTAGGAGGATTGAATTCTAAGGATGTTATTTACTGTCCTATGCCTCTTTACCACTCAGCTGGCGGTGTTATCACAATGGGAAATGCTTTTATCTTTGGGTGCACTGTGGCCTTAAAATTAAAGTTCTCCGCTTCCGCGTATTTCCCAGACTGCATTAAATATAACGCAACG GCGGCGCATTACATTGGAGAAATGTGCCGTTATGTGCTCGCCACGCCACCCTCACCCACTGACAAGCAGCACAAAGTGCGCACCGTGTATGGAAACGGCATGCGACCAACT ATATGGACTGACTTCGTCAATCGTTTCGGTATAAAGAGGGTTGTAGAATTTTATGGTGCCACAGAAGGAAACGCGAATAtcg TCAACGTTAACAACAAAACTGGGGCCATAGGATTCGTATCAAGAATTGTCCCTGCAGTCTACCCGATCGCTATTATTAAAGTAGACGAAGATACGGGAGAACCTATTAGAGACGCGAAAGGCCTTTGTCag CTGGCGCAACCGCATGAACCTGGTgtatttattggtaaaataaaaCCGAATAATCCTTCGCGTGCATTCCTCGGTTACGTTGACAAAGAAGCTTCTGAGAAGAAGATTGTAAGAGACGTCTTTAACTATGGAGACTCCGCTTTCATATCAG GAGACATTTTAGTAGCTGATGAGCTTGGTTACTTGTACTTTCGCGACCGCACCGGAGACACGTTCCGATGGCGCGGGGAGAACGTCAGCACCACTGAAGTGGAGGCTGCCATTTCCAGGGTTGCTGACCAACGTGACGCTGTTGTATATGGGGTGGAA ATACCTAATATAGAAGGACGAGCGGGCATGTGCGGTATAGTAGACAAGGATGGCAGCTTAGACTTGGACAAGCTGGCCAGAGACGTAGCCAAAGACCTCCCCAAGTACGCTAGACCTGTCTTCATAAGAATTATGTCGGCCATGGATATGACAG caaCATTTAAACTACGCAAGGTCGACTTACAGAAGGAAGGATATAATCCTAATACTATTCAAGACAAACTCTATTATTTCGATTCAAAATTAGACAAATATATTAGTTTAGGTGCTGAagaatatgaaaaaattatatcggGACAAATAAGACTGTGA